The window tcctaacaaccctagcgtcaccgaaccttaagtgtgtagaccctacgggttcgggagacatgcagacatgaccgagacgactctctggtcaataaccaacaacgggatctggatacccatgttggctcccacatgatcctcgatgatctcatcggatgaaccacgatgtcgaggattcaatcaatccgtatacaattccctttgtcaatcggtacgttacttgcccgagactcgatcgtcggtatcccaataccttgttcaatctcgttactggcaagtcactttactcgtaccgtaatgcatgatcccatgatcaaccacttgatcacattgagctcattatgatgatgcattaccgagtgggcccagagatacctctccgtcatacggagtgacaaatcccagtctcgattcgtgccaacctaacagacactttcggagatacctgtaatgtacctttatagtcacccggttacgttgtgacgtttggcacacctaaggcactcctacggtgtccgggagttgcacaatctcacggtctaaggaaatgatacttgacattcagaaaagctacagcaaacgaactacacgatctttgagctatgcttaggattgggtcttgtccatcacatcattctcctaatgatgtgatcccgttatcaatgacatccaatgtccatagtcaggaaaccatgactatcttttgatcaacgagctagtcaactagaggctcgctagggacgtgttgtggtctatgtattcacacatgtattacgatttccggataacacaattatagcatgaacaatagatatttatcatgaataaagaaatataataataaccattttattattgcctctagggcatatttccaacaggttccacatgagcaaagataccggtgccatttttaccactagaagaaggagccttttcactactagcttcccccttatcggagatagcatccgtcaccttgtcggtgggatcaccCATTTTCAATGGTGtgttggatagtttaagccccttaaggaatttagtaaacatgctttcaacctcggtcgtcatggaggttttcaatgtctccaaggccacattgaactcctcatgagAGACCAAGGTCCCCCCATCGACCGTAGACGAGGTCGGATTCGCACCGCGGTGTTCCTCCACactgtctacggtatcaaccatactcttcagacggtaaagtccttaataaagagacgaggctctgataccaattgaaaggatcgatatggttgacagaagggggggtgaatatgcaactaacaatttttagcttttctttaacaatttaaactttgcatcaaagtaggttgtctagatatgcaactaggtgagcaacctatatgatgcaacaaggataggaacacaagcaagcaagtgatatgaaacaaataagcttgcacaagtaaaggcacgagataaccaagagtggagacggtggagacgaggatgtgttgccgaagttccttccctttgagaggaagtacgtctccattggagcggtgtggaggcacaatgctccccaagaagccactagggccaccgtattctcgtcacgccctcacacaatgcgagatgccgtgattccactattggtgcccttggaggcagcgaccgaacctttacacacaaggttggggcaatctccacaactcaattggaggctcccaacgacaccacgaagcttcaccacaatggactatggcttcgcggtgacctcaaccatctaggatgctcaaacacccaagagtaataagatctgcaagggattagtggggggaatcaaatttctcttggtgaaagtgtggatcgaggccttctcaaccactcacgaacaaatcaacaagtttgattggctagggagtgagatcgggtgaaaatggagcttagagcaataatggagcttagggttggaagagatgagtcaatggggaagaaggggaccccttatatagtgtaggACAAAGATCCAactgttacccaccaaccagcccgcggccagcggtactaccgcagggccgcgcggtactaccgcttgctaccAAGCGGTACTACCTCACAGCCATGTGGTACTATCGTACTGGCCcgcggtactgccgcaaccccagcaacAGCAAGGTCAGATCTGACACGCAGGAGctgagggcggtacttccgcaagcgcggtactaccacgcctccatgcggtactactgcaaggcagAAATCCCCTAGCCAGGGGGGAGGAAacatctgtgcctacttccgcaaagaaacggaagaaGCAAAATCCCGACATAGTAGTACTAccaaggggcggtactactgcctaacagcatagcgcggtactaccgcggagcgaaagcggtactaccgcagtaggtgcggatgtaaaaaattacatccgccctactaccgcgaaggagcggtactaccgtgggcacctgcggtactatcgCGCctccgcacggtactaccgctgatgcctacggtactaccgctttcctgggagcagtactaccgcaacccaACCCAGCAGCTAGAACCAGGGAGGCAAGAaagcggaggaagctccaagggaaaaaaggaggggacaagaaggagacgtgtacgtgatgattccacccaaacctttccaatgcagaccccctcttaatagtacggctttcctacgactcaaatccaccaaaaagaaacgtagaaaagacaccGTCTTCAAcaatcttcgaggggcacccaaccgtcttgtgcctagcgatgaaatgtcTGGGATACTCGAGGCACACCATTAGTCCACaaacgcgttgtcatcaatcaccaaaacaccttagggataaatatgctctTACATAAGTATTGCCCACCAATCTCCTAGCTATGCTCAATAGCATCTGTATTTTCTCAAACTGTACTAGTAATATAAGTCATCGATTCTATTTTTAAGTTTTTCTTTTCATTGTATGTATTATTGATTATTTCATTTTTCTCCTATAGAAACCGCTTTACTTGGCCTATTCCCCGCATATATCAGAGCTTCCAACATATAGTAAGCAGGGCTTCTGTTACAGCAGCGAGCACGTCAACTGATGCTTGTAAGCACGGCTTCTATTAGAAGCGGGCGGGGACTGATGATCTTAATCTAATTGAAATCTAGACATATGGCAGCACGAACATGGACAAAAAAACCGACCTGAGGCCAAATAGGAATCAGACGTGTGTTTGTTAGGCACTCCGTATTGATATCATCATCAACGACTTTGCATCTAGAAAGTTAGAACAAAAAGTTGAAGCTAATATATAAGGGGCCATGATTCTTGTTTCGCCCCAACCCCCCGAAATCTCAAGACCGGCCCTGAGCAAAACCAAATTTATTCTTCCTTATAGTCGGATAGGGGATCAGTTAGACTTGGCGTTTGAGAGGTTAagctttatttttcatttttcaaaTTGGTGGGTTATTTTATTTAATTAGTATTTTTATAGCTTATTTTATCGATTTGTATTTCAACCTTTTTTAGTTTCAGTCTATAATCATGAGTGTCCTACTAAATTATTTATTACATAGTTCCCTTTATTTTCATTATTCAACAAGCATCTCCTGTATTTTCTTAGTATTTCATTATTGTCAATGTGTACCTGCCAATTGTTATATGTGGTTATGGTTTAGGAGTTCTTTTTTAATCAATAGTTCTTAGTTATTTTCAAGGTTTAGTTAGCAGTTTTCAGTTTTTTCAGGGTTCAGTGTATGGTTTTCAGTGTTATATATTCATTTTGTGTTCTGTCTCTAGTTTTTAGTCTTGCATGGTTAGTTTGAGTGACGTCAGTGTTTCATCAATCATCGGTTTTGATATTTTGGTTTAATTCTTAGCATGAGTTTTCAGATTTTCAGTTTAGTACAAGTCATCATTAGGTTTTAGTCTTTAAAGAGGGAGTGACATCATTTGTTTAGTGTCCATAGGTTTTCTGTCATGTTTCAGTTTTCAATCGTGTAGTTATTTCTGTAAGTACTTTGAGAGCTAGGTGTCATTTTTCTGTTTTGTCAGTTAGTTTCATTCTTCATTAGTTTCTTCATTTCTTAGTCTCAGTTATCAGTTTTTAGTCTTCAAAGTTAGTTATCACTACCCTTCTAAGGATCAATATATTTCAGTTACTAGTCTTCATTAACCCTAAGGATCGACATTCGTGTGCTTATGTTGCTATCAGTTCTTAGTTTTTTGAGGGTGACGATGTGCTTTTTCTAAAGTATAAGTCATTCGCCGTGCACAATTTTTATTTTGTTATAGTTGTTGTGTTTGCTTCAATCTACTGGTACCTTTTTATGAACCATCTATCGTCAGTATCTTTTTCTTCAGTTAGCTTTCATGTATGTATTGCCAATCAATCGCCTGGTTATGCTCAATAGCATATGTATTTTCTCAATCTGTACTAGTATCATAAGTCATTGATTCTATTTTTCAAAGTTTTGTTTTTCATTGTATGTATTATCGATTATTTCATTTTCTCCTCTACACACCGCTTTACTTGACCTATTCCTCGCATGCATTAGAGCTCCCAACATATAGTAAGCAAGAGTTCTGTTATAGCAGCGGGCGTGTTAGCTGATGCTTGTAAGCACGGGTTCTATTAGCAACGGGCGGGGACTGATGATTTTAGACTAATTGAAATCTAGACATGTGGCAGCACGATAATGGACAAAAAAAATGACCTGAGCCCAAATAGAAATCAGACGTCTGTTTGTTAGGCACTTCCTATTGATATCATCATCAATGACTTTGCATCTAGAAAGTTAGAACAAAAAATTGAAGGTCATATATAAGGTGCCCTAGTTCTTGTTTCGCCCCGGGCCCCGAAATCTCAGGACAGGCCCTGAGCAAAACCAAATTTATTCTTTCTTATAGCCGGATAGGGGATCAGTTAGAGTTGGCGTTTGGGAGGTTAACTGTAGACGCATCCAACTACATCTATAATCTAACTCTGATAGGGAGAATCCATTCAGGATTTGAATCACAAGTACGAGTATTAAACAGGTTACTGAAGATCAAATTTAGCTTTTATGTATTCCCTCTGTCTCATCATAcaagagtgtttttgacactacactgatACTAGTTGTTATAAATCTGACGGGCAGAATGCATCACCCATTTCTAGAAATCTGTCATTCGGGATTCAAATCACAAGTACGAGTATTCAACATGTTACTGAAGATCAATTTTGACTCTTATATAGCTGTTGGCATGTACTTTCTTACGTCTCAAAATGTAGGACTTTTTTAACATTTGtagagtgtcaaaaaacatcttaaattgttatgagacggagggagtacttttgacCGTACGTAGGCGCATCCATCTATGTCTACAAATTTGACCAGCAGAATCCAAGCTCACAAGTATGAATATTCAGCTAGCTATTGAAGCATTTGGACGACCGCTAAATAGTACTCTACTGTAGTACCGCATACAGTGTTGACTCACTACTGAGTAGTCAACTCCGTGGACTTGGCATGCCCATGGCCGTCTTCCTTCTCCACGCCATCGCCACCACCGAAGAGCTTCTCGGTGTCCTCCAGGCCCCGGCCCCTCGTCTCCGGCAGGAAGCAGTACATGAACACCCACCCGGCGGCAGCTATGCTGGCGTAGAGGTAGAAGTTCCCGGCGAGCGTGATCTTGTGGGAGAGCGAGTAGAAGGACATGGTGATGGCTCCGCTCATGATCCGGTTCATCGCCGTGCCGAGCGCGCACCCCTGCGCGCGCAGCCGCAGCGGGAAGATCTCCGAGCTGTACACCCACGCGATGGGCCCCATCCCGATCGAGAACGACGCCACGAACGTCAGCACCGACGCGATGCTCACCCCCGACAGCGCCGTCGCCCCGTCCGCCGGTGAGGCCCGCTGGGCGATCACGTGCAGCGTCGACGCCAGCGTCACGAGCGACACCAACATCCCGCCGGCGCTGGTGAGGAGCAGCGGCCTCCGCCCGACGCGGTCGAGGAGGAACGTGGCCACGAGGATGAAGAGCGTCTTGGTCGCGCCCACCGAGATGGTGGCTCCGAGCGTGTTGGCGTCGGACTTGATGCCGGCCTTCTCGAACACCCGTGGGCTGTACAGCACCACGGAGTCGATGCCGGAGGCTTGCTGGAAGAACTGGAGACCGAGGCAGGCGATCAGGATGCGGCGCACCGGCGGCGTCGGGTGGAGCAGCAGGTCCCTCAGGACGCCCTCGCCGTGGGTGCCCTTGTTCTTGCGAACGATGGCGAGCAACTCGTCGTTATTGTCGTCGGCGATCCCCTCGGGGATGCCGACGGCGCTCTTGATGTCGGCGAGCCGCTCCACGGCCTCCTCAGGGGAGTCGGAGGTCTTCTCGAGCACGCGGCGCGCGTCCCCGATGCGGCCCTGCATGACGAGCCACCGCGGCGACTCCGGCATGGAGAGCACGCCAACAGCGAGGAAGACCGGCGGCACGGGGCCGGCGAGGAACATGGCGCGCCAGCTGAGGTGCACGGGCAGGCCGTGGAAGGCGTAGTTGGAGATGTAGCCGAGGAGCACCCCGGTGTTTATGAACACCTCCGGGAAGGACGTGAGCAGGCCGCGGGCGGAGGTGGGGGCGACCTCGGCCGTGTACACCGGCGCGATCATGAGCGCGTAGCCGAcgccgacgccggcgacgaagcggccGAGCATGAGGACCGCGTAGCCCGGGGCGAGGCCCATGATGAGCGCGCCCGCGAAGAAGATGACCGACGCGAGGACCATGGTGTAGCGCCGGCCGATCCAGTCGGACGTGCGGCCCGCCGCGAGCGAGCCGACGAGCGAGAAGATGTTGATGATGCCGGCGAGGACCTCGATCTGCGTGTCCGTGATGTGCAGGTCCCTCTTCATGAATATCTGCGCGCCGCTCATCACCGAGACATCTGCTCCATCGCGCCGCGCGCGCACGCACAAACACAAGAATGTTAATGGCTGCACATACGCGCGTATCACAGGGTACGTGGCTGGTGAGAGGTGCAcgaaccatagccgaggaggatggAGTTCATGGAGGCGAGAATGGCGCAGGCGAGGGCGTACTTGTTGAGGGGCGCGCGTTTCGCCGGTGCCTCGCCGGCGGGGATGTCGGCGAGCACATCCTTCGACATGGTGAAACGGGGGAGGAAGTTTGTGTGTGAACTGTGAAGTGGCTCTCGGCACACTCGACGTGTCCTGCTCCTGCCCGAGCCCGCACTGCTGCCTTCGCACGCTCTAAATACTGGTCTTCCTCATCAGATTAATACAGCGCCCAGCGAGGACCCGGGGCGTTGCTATCATGTGAGAAAAATGGCGCGCGAATCTGCGAGATGATCAGCGCCCCGTTTTCATGTGGAGCCAGACGACTCAAGCGAACACTGACATGAGCTGCGGCCTGCATGCATTCATGCATggctctcaaatggagaagtgccTTTGATTTCTCCATGTATGTATCGCTGAATAAAGTGTGAATTTGTGTTCTATCGTGATTGGAGTTTGAAAAACGTAGATTTGGTGTGTTGTAGTAATAGCCAATTTGTGTCGTTTTCAGTAGAAGAAGATGCTAGTCTACGTTGGGATTGTCCGGGTTAATATATGTTCCACCGGACTGCAATTTCCCACCGATAGCGTCCAGATGACAACAAAACGCTACTCCTTTGTTTCTCTACACCCGCAAGAAGTTCAGAGCTAAGCACTTCTTTTTAGAACAGAGCAGGCACATTTGTTCGTGTTGTATACCCCCTCCGTCCCAAGAGCTGATTTAGACAGCTTTATACTAAATCAACTACGCTTATTTTGgatggatggagtatatgagtatgaCGTGTAACATACTGGTAAACCGGCCAACAAATTGCTTTATTTGGCTAATAGTTTGCTCACGGCTATTATAAATTCACTATATCTCACTagttatatactccctctgtccacgACAAGAATTATGGAACGTAAGAAGTATTTGTCACTGTTGACTTCTTTTTAGAAATATAAAAAAATCGATTTATTCATCAAACCTAATGGCAATACAAAGAACAAAAGAAGCAATAAAAATTACATCGCCATTGACCTTTATTGGGTACATATTCATGGTTTTGTTCGAAGCGACTGTTCCAATGACATTTCCAATACAAGACCTTTCTGTTTCTCCTCTAGTTGGCATGTGTCTTATAATTTTCTCCGGAAGTtttcttttccaaaaattccaACATATAA is drawn from Triticum dicoccoides isolate Atlit2015 ecotype Zavitan chromosome 4A, WEW_v2.0, whole genome shotgun sequence and contains these coding sequences:
- the LOC119284787 gene encoding polyol transporter 5-like; this encodes MSKDVLADIPAGEAPAKRAPLNKYALACAILASMNSILLGYDVSVMSGAQIFMKRDLHITDTQIEVLAGIINIFSLVGSLAAGRTSDWIGRRYTMVLASVIFFAGALIMGLAPGYAVLMLGRFVAGVGVGYALMIAPVYTAEVAPTSARGLLTSFPEVFINTGVLLGYISNYAFHGLPVHLSWRAMFLAGPVPPVFLAVGVLSMPESPRWLVMQGRIGDARRVLEKTSDSPEEAVERLADIKSAVGIPEGIADDNNDELLAIVRKNKGTHGEGVLRDLLLHPTPPVRRILIACLGLQFFQQASGIDSVVLYSPRVFEKAGIKSDANTLGATISVGATKTLFILVATFLLDRVGRRPLLLTSAGGMLVSLVTLASTLHVIAQRASPADGATALSGVSIASVLTFVASFSIGMGPIAWVYSSEIFPLRLRAQGCALGTAMNRIMSGAITMSFYSLSHKITLAGNFYLYASIAAAGWVFMYCFLPETRGRGLEDTEKLFGGGDGVEKEDGHGHAKSTELTTQ